In Sardina pilchardus chromosome 8, fSarPil1.1, whole genome shotgun sequence, a genomic segment contains:
- the LOC134089401 gene encoding GTPase IMAP family member 8-like has translation MEKLKENRRAEERKMKVKKQREFLRSSAGGVPHISDMSIVLLGNRLTGKSSSGNTILGREEFSTSGRTAECVKREGQAAGRHITVVEAPGWWRSYTVERTPERDKQEIVLSVSLCPPGPHALLLVINVSKSFTETHRRAVQEHMELLGERVWSHTIVLFTKGVWLGSTSIEQHIESGGEALQWVVEKCGNRYHVVDNMKSDEGQVTELLEKIEEMVAGNMGHTFHFSKNLQEKKKAEERRAEVRKMKVHKQRQTLRSSAGPHALLLHIRVDVSFTETHKRAVQEHMELLGERVWKHTIVLFTRGDWLGDTSIEQHIESEGEDLKWVVEKCGNRYHVVDNEKSDGGQVTELLQKIEEMVAGNRGHPFYFDRNISTNLQEKKKEEERRAEERKMKVHKQRQTLRSSAGGVPHISDMGIVLLGDRNEGKSSSGNTILGREEFITSGRTAECVKREGATAGRHITVVEAPGWWSSKSVEKTPERDKREIVLSVSLCPPGPHALLLIIRVSKSFTETHRRAVQEHMELLGERVWSHTIVLFTRGDWLGDTSIEQHIESEGEDLQWVVEKCGNRYHVVDNEKSDGDQVTELLQKIEEMVAGNMDHPVSLCPPGPHGLLLPVDVRMSFTETDRRAVQEHMELLGERVWSHTIVLFTWGVWLGDTSIEQHIESGGEALQWVVEKCGNRYHVVDNEKSDGGQVTELLEKIEEMVAGNGGCPFQLMQSMELAPPNSREHFPGDLSALRPAHEKRFAAQKQDRLQKHAFVDVSTITMNYNHLIGRGSYGAVYRGSYQGTPAAIKIMPIGDSSVITNEFLIPLHLSHPNIVRMMAVATSETEILIANEYIHGANLQQVLYKETPIKLQDDEDKLFVALEIAMAIDYIHGKQIIHQDLKPANIMITADNRKAYLTDWGMANWQETMLVTRGSRQGAQCGPQGGTPPYMAPECLVDCEDCSTMSDMWSLGITLLEMFTNSEPWSYSKIQELRRFLSKRQAPHALAKLQPQMDGIIKPLLDYESESRMTAEELVIMLKSKVDLTKRYGYAW, from the exons ATGGAGAAGTTGAAAGAAAACCgtagggcagaggagaggaagatgaaggtgaAGAAGCAGAGAGAGTTTCTCAGATCATCAGCAG GTGGAGTTCCACATATCTCAGATATGAGCATTGTGCTGTTGGGGAACAGACTTACtgggaagagttcatcaggaaacacCATTCTGGGCAGAGAAGAGTTCAGCACCTCAGGaagaacagctgagtgtgtgaaaagagaaggaCAAGCAGCTGGGAGACACATCACTGTAGTGGAGGCACCAGGATGGTGGAGGAGCTACACTGTAGAGAGGACTCCTGAACGTGATAAACAAGagattgtcctcagtgtgtctctgtgtcctccaggaccccatgctctactcctggTCATTAATGTGAGTAAGTCATTCACAGAGACGCACAGAAGAGCAGTGCAGGAACACATGGAGCTgctgggtgagagagtctggagtcacactatagtgctgttcacCAAAGGGGTTTGGCTGGGAAGCACAAGTATTGAGCAGCAcattgagagtggaggagaggctctgcagtgggttgtagagaaatgtgggaacaggtatCATGTTGTAGACAATATGAAGAGTGATGAGGGCCAGgtgacagagctgctggagaagatagaggagatggtAGCAGGGAACATGGGCCATACGTTTCACTTTTCTAAAAATCtacaagagaagaagaaggcagaagagagaagagcagaggttAGGAAGATGAAGGTGCACAAGCAGAGACAGACTCTCAGATCATCAGCAG gacctCATGCTCTACTCCTGCACATTAGAGTGGATGTGTCATTCACAGAGACGCACAAAAGAGCAGTGCAGGAACACATGGAgctgctgggagagagagtctggaagcacactatagtgctgttcacCAGAGGGGACTGGCTGGGTGACACAAGTATTGAGCAGCACattgagagtgaaggagaggatcTGAAGTGGGTTGTAGAaaaatgtgggaacaggtatCATGTTGTAGACAATGAGAAGAGTGATGGTGGCCaggtgacagagctgctgcagaagatagaggagatggtggcAGGAAACAGGGGCCATCCGTTTTactttgacagaaatatttctaCAAATCTacaagaaaagaagaaggaagaagagagaagagcagaggagaggaagatgaaggtgcATAAGCAGAGACAGACTCTCAGATCATCAGCAG GTGGAGTTCCACATATCTCAGACATGGGCATTGTGCTGCTGGGAGACAGAAATGAAgggaagagttcatcaggaaacacAATATTGGGTAGAGAGGAGTTTATCACATCAGGaagaacagctgagtgtgtgaagagagaaggagcaacAGCAGGGAGACACATCACTGTAGTAGAGGCACCAGGATGGTGGAGTAGCAAATCAGTAGAGAAAACTCCTGAACGTGACAAACGAGagattgtcctcagtgtgtccttgtgtcctccaggaccccATGCTCTACTTCTGATCATTAGAGTGAGTAAGTCATTCACAGAGACGCACAGAAGAGCAGTGCAGGAACACATGGAGCTgctgggtgagagagtctggaGTCACACTATTGTGCTGTTCACCAGAGGGGACTGGCTGGGAGACACAAGTATTGAGCAGCACattgagagtgaaggagaggatctgcagtgggttgtagagaaatgtgggaacaggtatCATGTTGTAGACAATGAGAAGAGTGATGGTGACCaggtgacagagctgctgcagaaGATAGAAGAGATGGTGGCAGGAAACATGGACCATCC TGTGTCActgtgtcctccaggaccccATGGTCTACTCCTGCCCGTCGATGTGCGTATGTcattcacagagacagacagaagagcagTGCAGGAACACATGGAGCTGCTGGGGGAGAGAGTCTGGAGTCACACTATAGTGTTGTTCACATGGGGGGTCTGGCTGGGAGACACAAGTATTGAGCAGCAcattgagagtggaggagaggctctgcagtgggttgtagagaaatgtgggaacaggtatCATGTTGTAGACAATGAGAAGAGTGATGGTGGCCAGgtgacagagctgctggagaagatagaggagatggtggcAGGGAATGGAGGCTGCCCTTTTCAGTTGATGCAGAGTATGGAGCTTGCTCCTCCCAATT CAAGAGAACACTTCCCTGGTGACCTCTCTGCCTTGAGACCGGCACATGAGAAAAGATTTGCAGCTCAGAAACAAG ATCGCCTACAAAAACATGCTTTTGTGGATGTATCTACAATAACCATGAACTACAATCATTTAATTGGGAGAGGATCATATGGAGCAGTTTACAGAGGCTCATACCAGGGAACCCCAGCTGCTATCAAGATCATGCCAATCGGAGATAGTTCAGTCATCACAAATGAGTTTCTCATaccttt GCATTTATCTCACCCCAACATTGTGCGGATGATGGCTGTAGCCACAAGTGAGACAGAGATCCTCATTGCTAATGAGTACATCCATGGGGCCAACCTGCAGCAGGTTCTTTACAAAGAAACCCCAATTAAG TTACAGGACGACGAGGATAAGTTGTTCGTGGCTTTGGAGATTGCTATGGCTATTGACTACATACATGGTAAACAGATCATCCACCAAGATCTGAAGCCAGCAAATATAATG atTACAGCAGATAACAGGAAAGCCTATCTCACTGACTGGGGTATGGCAAACTGGCAGGAGACCATGTTAGTGACGAGGGGAAGTCGCCAAGGAGCTCAGTGTGGCCCACAGGGAGGAACCCCTCCCTACATGGCCCCAGAGTGCCTAGTGGACTGTGAGGACTGCAGCACCATGTCAGACATGTGGTCTCTTGGCATCACTCTTCTGGAGATGTTCACCAACTCTGAGCCCTGGTCATATAGCAAAATTCAGGAGCTACGGAGGTTTCTCTCTAAAAGACAGGCTCCACATGCACTGGCTAAACTGCAGCCTCAGATGGATGGCATTATAAAACCTCTGCTGGACTATGAATCTGAATCTCGTATGACAGCTGAAGAGCTGGTGATAATGTTGAAGTCAAAAGTTGATCTCACCAAAAGATATGGGTATGCGTGGTAA